One genomic region from Anabaena sp. PCC 7108 encodes:
- a CDS encoding helix-turn-helix domain-containing protein produces MTQEPIFEESSGNVFADLGLTNASELFTRGKIGIQVLRLLKQRHLKQREISELLGIPQPFVSHLMKGEFQRFSEGKLLIFLKRLDTEITLHLRPRHASDQSAETVILL; encoded by the coding sequence ATGACACAGGAACCCATTTTTGAAGAAAGCAGTGGCAACGTATTCGCCGACCTCGGTTTGACAAATGCTTCGGAACTTTTTACGCGGGGCAAGATAGGGATTCAGGTACTGCGCCTTTTGAAACAACGCCACCTCAAACAGCGAGAAATTAGTGAACTTCTTGGCATTCCCCAGCCATTCGTATCTCATTTGATGAAAGGAGAGTTTCAACGGTTCAGTGAAGGAAAACTCCTCATTTTCCTTAAGCGACTTGATACGGAAATCACCTTGCATCTTCGCCCTCGTCATGCGTCAGACCAATCTGCTGAAACTGTGATATTGCTGTGA